The following coding sequences lie in one Drosophila sulfurigaster albostrigata strain 15112-1811.04 chromosome 2R, ASM2355843v2, whole genome shotgun sequence genomic window:
- the LOC133836876 gene encoding uncharacterized protein LOC133836876: MRENQLSSLPKDTNVQTGSTGPANNKVESMANKRQRSAESPKQGAPVSKRLRAPGSTNTDKTRQRVTVAETARRHLAVALIDRGDPNGKMSAERWRLTHSKLVNARFVRMENVPDSPMPTFEGTGWMNGVKILTCKDVPTLQWLQATVPKLDVVDRNNIPSMPKAKVLFPIAVQGERALQLLKKQNPAIPTSDWSVLKVDEPLPSGGQHVIIQINKEAEDLLYKRKGKMAWGLGERVPSPQKTSSQRQEHTHAEVRGG, from the coding sequence ATGCGGGAAAACCAACTTAGCTCCCTTCCAAAAGACACTAATGTGCAGACCGGTTCTACCggccctgccaacaacaaggtggagtccatggcaaacaagcgccaacggtccgctgagagtcccaagcaaggggccccagtgagcaagaggctgcgagcacctggctccaccAACACGGACAAGACGAGACAGAGAGTaacggttgctgaaactgccaggcggcatctcgccgttgctctcatagacagaggggaccctaacgggaaaatgtctgcagagcggtggcggttgacccatagtaAGCTGGTCAACGCACGgtttgtcaggatggagaatgtcccagacagtccaatgcctacattcgaaggcactggctggatgaatggtgtcaagatcctgacatgcaaggacgttccaacattgcagtggctgcaagcgaccgtacccaaactggacgTAGTGGACAGGAATAACattccgtccatgccgaaggcgaaagtccttttCCCCATAGCTGTGCAGGGCgagcgggcgcttcagctgcttaaaaagcagaacccggccataccgacgagtgattggtccgtgctgaaggttgatgaacctttacccagtggtgggcagcacgtgatcattcagatcaataaggaggccgaggatctgctataTAAACGCAAAgggaagatggcgtggggcttaggggagcgtgtaccttcgcctcaaaaaacgtcatcccaacgacaagaacacacacacgctgaggtcaggggaggttga